The Strigops habroptila isolate Jane chromosome 20, bStrHab1.2.pri, whole genome shotgun sequence genome segment CTGGGCgggggcagaggggaaaaggagcTTACGGGCACCAGCGGCCCCGTTCCCCATCCGGATCCGTCCCGCTGCGTCACAGCCGAAGGCGCGGATGCGCCCAGCGTCCACCTTGCACTGGCGCCAATGGGGAGGCAAAGGGACACCCAGAGGGTCACAACCAGctccagggaaggggcaggatcCCAAACGTGTCCCCCTGGGATCAGGGAAGTGTCCCCCCCCCATCTTCTCCCGCACCAGCTCCAAGAGGCAGCAAATCCCCCAGGTTAATGGTGAACGATTACATCTGGGAAGGAACCCTTGGAATGGGGTTTTGCTGCACAAAGCAGAGCCCAAAGCTGGTGCAGAACAGAGGCCTCGTGGTGGAAGAGCCCTCATGGAGCTGCCATAACCCCCACTTCCatatctatctatatctctCTGCCCTCACATAGCTATGACCAGTGTGGTCTTAGAGATGCCCTCACACCAACTTAGCTCCATTGGCCAGGACCTGACCCAgtgagaaggagcaggagggtcCATCCCTGCCCCTGCAGCATCTTTGGGGCTTGTTCATCAAGCGGCACATCTTGTTCTTGCAGAGCTCCTGATAACATCAACTGTTTGCAAGCGCACGACAACCACCACCAtgggctggaggggaggaggaggcagcgaTGGGGCTGGGTATGGTCCCTCCAGCTTCCAGCTCAAAGGCAAAGGGTTAAAACCTGGCCCTAGGAGGACACGGGATAGGCCAGGCCAGGCCCAGGGTGGAGGTGGGTTGATGCTCAGGGCTCAGGCTGGTGAATTCCCCTCTGGGATCGCTGAGATGTGCAGTTTGCAGCGACATGAATCAGATCAGTCGGATTTCTGTGGTTTCCTGGAGGCTCAGCTCGGGCTATAAAAGCCTCAGTGGGTGCTGATAGGACCCCGGCAGCACCTCACCTCCAGGCACCCACCACTGCTGCCATGAAGgacctgcagcacctcctgctccccGTCCTGCTGGTGATGTGCCCAGTGCCTCAAGCCAGTGAGTGGAGCAGCCTGGAGGCCGGGagagggctggggaaggaggattCCCAACAGCGCATCCCGTGCGCTCCCATCGCCTTATCCTTGGCTCCATCCATTGCAGGTTCTGCCTGGAACCAGAGGGACAGAGGCCACGAGGCCAGGACCCACCCCACACCCTACATGGCCTATGTGCAAGGAAGGAACCAGCAGTTCTGCGGAGGCTTCCTGGTGGCCCCAGGCTGGGTGATGACGGCGGCTCAGTGCTTGGCGTAAGTTCTGCCTGGGTTGGTACCCCCATGGGGTGGGTGATGGCTCCTGGGTGGGTCTTAACGCTTGGAGTCACTTCAAGGCTGTGGCCAAGCTCTTCCCACCCCTGTGGCTGCTCAAAGTGTCCTGTGCTCCCACCATTCCTTAAAGCAGTGgccaaggccaggttggacacaggggcttggagcaacctgctctagtggaaggtgtccctgcccgtggcagggggttggagctggatgagctttatgggcccttcaacccaacccattccatgattccatgacaCCCCATGTGCTTGGTTTTACCAGCCACAAGCCTCTGACTGTCATCCTGGGAGCCCACACGGTccagaagagagaggaaagctgGCAGAGGTTCGAGGTGCAGCAGTACCATTGTCACCCAGGCTTCACGAGCCCCAAGAAGGGAAACGACATCCTCTTGCTGAAGGTAACGACGTGGCTGGAGCTCCTCATAGTCCCGTCTCCCACAACACGGAGCAGGAGGGGACAACCCTCATCACTTCTGCACCAAGCTCTTACTTCTGCCTTTGCTCCCTGTCTCAGCTAAAGGGCAATGCCACCACCAACAACCACGTCAGGACCATCTCCTTTGAGAAGGCCAAAGTCTCTGGGGGCATCCCGTGCAGCATCACGGGCTGGGGCCACATGACCCCCGCGGCCACCCTGCGCCAAACCCCCGTCGCCATCATCAAGCAAAGGAACTGTCTGAGCCTGGCCCCTGGGCTGGCCGAGAACCTCATCTGCGGCCTCAGCGCATCCTCTGAGGGGCCTGAGAAGGTCAGT includes the following:
- the LOC115618311 gene encoding granzyme G-like, translated to MKDLQHLLLPVLLVMCPVPQASEWSSLEAGRGLGKEDSQQRIPCAPIALSLAPSIAGSAWNQRDRGHEARTHPTPYMAYVQGRNQQFCGGFLVAPGWVMTAAQCLAHKPLTVILGAHTVQKREESWQRFEVQQYHCHPGFTSPKKGNDILLLKLKGNATTNNHVRTISFEKAKVSGGIPCSITGWGHMTPAATLRQTPVAIIKQRNCLSLAPGLAENLICGLSASSEGPEKGDAGDPLVCNNKAYGIFSYRHHNWPGFYTHIAPFLPWANSIMKSS